The segment AGCGGTAACGGGGGCTGCAGTTGGGTTGGGTAATATTTGGCGCTTCCCGTATGTTGCAGGCGAGAACGGTGGTGCGGCATTTCTATTGATCTATGTGGCGTTTGTACTGCTGTTAGGTATCCCTGTAATGATGGCCGAGATTTTAATTGGCCGGGCTGGGCGACGGGGGCCTATGCAAGCGCTGAGTAGGCTGGCTGTAGAAGCCGGCGCTTCTCGGCACTGGCGCTGGTTAGGCTTATTTGGAGCCTTCACCGTCTTCTGTATTTTATCGTTTTACTCGGTGGTGTCAGGTTGGTCGATTGAGTTTTTAGTCGCTTCAATAAACGGAAATTTTGATGGTGCAAGTGCCGCAGAAATAGGTGCGGGTTTCGATGCGTTTCTGGCAAACCCAGGCCTGTTGATTTTTAACCACTCGTTATTCCTATTTATGACCATGACGGTAGTGGCGGCGGGCGTTGCCAAAGGCCTAGAGAGGTTGAACAACCTATTGATGCCGCTGCTGTATGGCTTATTGTTGCTACTGGCTGGTTATGCCACGACCACCGACGGATTTGGTACGGCGCTTTCATGGCTGTTTTTACCGTCGTTTGGCGACGTAACGACCTCAGTGGTGTTGCATGCCATGGGACATGCGTTTTTTACCCTTGCCGTTGGGGCCTGCGCGCTAATGGCTTATGGGGCTTATATGCCTGATGAGCAGAGCCTACCGAAAGCCGCGTTTGCAGTTGCAATGCTCGATATCAGCGTCGCTTTATTAGCAGGGATTGCAATCTTTTCGGTGGTATTTGCCCAAGGTATGGACCCTGCTGACGGCCCAGGGTTGATGTTTGTGACGTTGCCAATTGCTTTTTCTGAGCTGCCTTGGGGAGCATTTTGGTTAAGTGTATTCTTTTTGTTGCTCTTATTGGCTACCTGGACCTCAGCGATTAACCTCGCTGAACCCATGGTGGCAACGCTGCAAGGGCTTGGATGGCGTCGCAGTATATCAACGGCCGTCGTGGCGCTTAGCGTATGGTTGTTAGGGCTGCTTTCGGCGTTCTCGTTTTCCACGCTTGCCGATTTCAGGCCGTTGTTCGGACGCAATGTGTTTGAGCTAGTTAGTAGTATTCCGCCCGATATTTTCCTACCTATGGGTGGACTGTTGATTGCTATCTTTGCGGCCTGGGTGATGCCCCGCGTGCAGGTTGTACAGGCATTGGGTGTTGGGGAGAGTGGCTATGCACTCTGGCGTAATATTGTCCGCTGGGTGTCGATTCCGCTGACGTTTATTGTATTGCTCGGCGGGTTGCTATAGTTCTTGAATATTTTAATCCAATAGCGTTAAGCAGGAGTGTGCAATGAGCAATGCCTTACGACCATTTCAAGGTATTTCGCCTCGCCTTGGTAAGCGGGTTTATGTCGACCCCGCTAGCGTGGTAATAGGTGATGTAGAGCTGGGCGATGACTGCTCGGTCTGGCCGATGACCGTGATCCGGGGTGATATGCATCAGATCCGCATTGGTGCTCGCACTAGCGTGCAGGATGGCAGCGTGCTGCATATTACCCATGCCAGCGATTTCAATCCTGATGGCTTTCCACTGACGATTGGTGATGATGTCACCATTGGCCATAAAGCGATTTTGCATGGCTGTACGCTGGGTAGCCGTATTTTGGTGGGTATGGGGGCAATTGTGATGGATGGAGCAGTTGTCGAGGATGAGGTGATTATTGCGGCTGGCGCAGTTGTTACACCGGGCAAACGTTTGGAAAGCGGTCATGTATATGCGGGAAACCCGGCGAAAGCGTTGCGTCCACTTAAAGATAAAGAGCGCGCTTTCTTTCCTTACACGGCAGGTAACTACGTTAAGTTAAAAGATCAGTTCCTCGCTCAGTAAATTTCTTCATACAGGCGCTAAGCAGTTGGCCTAACACTCTTTTTTTCTTAAATAGACATGTTGCGGCAGCCAAAAATCTGGTAATTTATCCAGTTTTCCAGGATGCCGCGCTAATGGCGAATTTTCGCACGCACATTACGGTAGCAGCAGCAGGCGGCGTACTCATGGCTTATGCTGGCTGGCAGGCTGAGTGGTGGCCAGCGACTCAGGCGCTATTAATTATTGCCCTGGTAGCCTTTGGCGGTATTTTGCCTGACATAGATGCTGATCGATCACGATCTATCCGTTTGATTTTTAATCTTTTATCGGTGCCTTCACTGGTGCTTGGTGTGTTGTTGTTGCAGCCCTGGTTAACACCAGGTTTGTTGCTAGTGGCGTGTGGTGGCATTTACGTTAGCGTGCGTTATTTTGCGGCGGTGGTGTTCTCACGGCTAACGGTTCATCGAGGTATTTGGCACTCATTGATGGCGGCTGTGCTGTGCGCGCTGATGACTGCCGCGTTTAGTTTTCATCTGCTGGCACAGCCAGCTTGGCTGGCCTGGTGCCATAGTGCAGCGGTACTGCTAGGATTTATCATTCATTTAAGCCTGGACGAACTTTTCAGCGTGGACCTAGAAGGCGCGCGGTTAAAGCGCTCTTTTGGCACCGCACTTAAGCTTGGCGATGGCCGCCGCCCACTATCGAATGTCTTTATGCTGATTGCGCTATTTACCTTGGTGCCCTGGGTACCACCGTGGGACGTGTTGATTGAGTTGTTTCATCAAGGGTCGCTGCTATGGCGATAATCATCAGCGCTTAAACTGTGTTTTTTGAGTTTGTCGTAGAAGGTTTTGCGGGGTATTCCCAGATGACGGCATACGTCGGTTACGCGCCCATGATGGCGGGACAGGGATTGGCTAATCAGGCTCTTTTCAAATAGCTCTACTTGGCGCGGCAACGTGGGCTCTTCGGTGTCGGCGTTGGCCCCTTCCAGTAGCGCATCCAGACGGTAGTCAAAGGCTGCTCCCAATAGCACATAACGCTCTGCAAGGTTACGCAGCTCGCGAACATTACCAGGCCAGTCGTGAGCCAGCAGGGCGGCAATTGAGTGGCTATCCAGGGTAGGGGCTTCTAAGCCACTGCGGTTGGCAGCGACCACGGCGAAATGCTGGAACAGCAGGGGAATGTCCTCGCGTCGCTCGCGCAGTGCGGGCAGTGGCAGGGTGACCACGTTGAGTCGATAGTAGAGATCTTCGCGAAAGCTCCCCTCTTCAGCAGCAGCTTTAAGGTCCACTTTGGTGGCAGCAATCACTCGTATATTGAGTGGCACCGTCTCGTTGGCCCCAAGACGCTCGACGCTACGCTCTTGTAATACGCGCAATAGCTTCACCTGAAGTGCCAATGGCATTGATTCGATTTCATCCAGGAACACGGTGCCACCATTGGCATGCTCGAATTTACCAATTCGCCGTTCTACTGCGCCGGTAAAAGCACCTTTCTCATGGCCAAACAGTTCTGACTCTATGGTGTTTTCTGGCACTGCACCGCAGTTTATCGCCATAAACGGGCTATTGCGTCGGACGCTACGTTCATGAATGGCGCGGGCGACAAGGTCTTTTCCGGTGCCGGTTTCGCCAAATAGGAGCACATCAGCCTCTACTTGGCTGATGCGTTGAATCATTGCTGCTAGGCGAGA is part of the Halomonas sp. GT genome and harbors:
- a CDS encoding sodium-dependent transporter — its product is MSETLERWGSKRAFILAVTGAAVGLGNIWRFPYVAGENGGAAFLLIYVAFVLLLGIPVMMAEILIGRAGRRGPMQALSRLAVEAGASRHWRWLGLFGAFTVFCILSFYSVVSGWSIEFLVASINGNFDGASAAEIGAGFDAFLANPGLLIFNHSLFLFMTMTVVAAGVAKGLERLNNLLMPLLYGLLLLLAGYATTTDGFGTALSWLFLPSFGDVTTSVVLHAMGHAFFTLAVGACALMAYGAYMPDEQSLPKAAFAVAMLDISVALLAGIAIFSVVFAQGMDPADGPGLMFVTLPIAFSELPWGAFWLSVFFLLLLLATWTSAINLAEPMVATLQGLGWRRSISTAVVALSVWLLGLLSAFSFSTLADFRPLFGRNVFELVSSIPPDIFLPMGGLLIAIFAAWVMPRVQVVQALGVGESGYALWRNIVRWVSIPLTFIVLLGGLL
- a CDS encoding gamma carbonic anhydrase family protein, translated to MSNALRPFQGISPRLGKRVYVDPASVVIGDVELGDDCSVWPMTVIRGDMHQIRIGARTSVQDGSVLHITHASDFNPDGFPLTIGDDVTIGHKAILHGCTLGSRILVGMGAIVMDGAVVEDEVIIAAGAVVTPGKRLESGHVYAGNPAKALRPLKDKERAFFPYTAGNYVKLKDQFLAQ
- a CDS encoding metal-dependent hydrolase codes for the protein MANFRTHITVAAAGGVLMAYAGWQAEWWPATQALLIIALVAFGGILPDIDADRSRSIRLIFNLLSVPSLVLGVLLLQPWLTPGLLLVACGGIYVSVRYFAAVVFSRLTVHRGIWHSLMAAVLCALMTAAFSFHLLAQPAWLAWCHSAAVLLGFIIHLSLDELFSVDLEGARLKRSFGTALKLGDGRRPLSNVFMLIALFTLVPWVPPWDVLIELFHQGSLLWR
- a CDS encoding sigma-54-dependent transcriptional regulator — its product is MHEPSTLPVMVIDDEPHLRITASQTLELAGYTPHCFESAEQALEALPANFPGVIVSDIRMPGMDGMALLHELHSRDATLPIILITGHGDISTAVEAMRAGAWDFLEKPFAGDQLLDVVRRGIEKRQLSLENLRLKAELEVQQAALGPRLVGRTAVISRLAAMIQRISQVEADVLLFGETGTGKDLVARAIHERSVRRNSPFMAINCGAVPENTIESELFGHEKGAFTGAVERRIGKFEHANGGTVFLDEIESMPLALQVKLLRVLQERSVERLGANETVPLNIRVIAATKVDLKAAAEEGSFREDLYYRLNVVTLPLPALRERREDIPLLFQHFAVVAANRSGLEAPTLDSHSIAALLAHDWPGNVRELRNLAERYVLLGAAFDYRLDALLEGANADTEEPTLPRQVELFEKSLISQSLSRHHGRVTDVCRHLGIPRKTFYDKLKKHSLSADDYRHSSDP